In a single window of the Gemmatimonadota bacterium genome:
- a CDS encoding gluconate 2-dehydrogenase subunit 3 family protein — MTTRREAIRLLGGACAVPALAALTPEDLFALGERTHASLGVARGSGFFDMHQLQTVAAAADRIIPVTDTPGALAAECHRFAEKIVQDHYDAARQKRFVAGLVDLDARSGKVRQKLFADLAPDDKDTLLRAVEADAIAANAKEGSFWRDLKYLTIYGYYTSKIGIEEELKTNFYPGRYDGCVPVSGGTK; from the coding sequence ATGACCACTCGTCGAGAAGCGATCCGCCTCCTGGGCGGCGCGTGTGCCGTGCCGGCATTGGCGGCCCTCACTCCCGAAGACCTCTTCGCCCTGGGCGAGCGCACCCACGCCTCGCTTGGCGTCGCGCGGGGGAGCGGCTTCTTCGACATGCATCAGCTGCAGACCGTTGCGGCCGCGGCCGACCGGATCATTCCGGTCACCGACACGCCCGGCGCGCTGGCGGCCGAATGCCATCGCTTCGCCGAGAAGATCGTGCAGGATCACTACGACGCCGCGCGACAGAAGCGCTTCGTCGCTGGTCTCGTCGATCTCGACGCGCGGAGCGGCAAGGTGCGGCAGAAGCTCTTTGCCGATCTCGCCCCCGACGACAAGGACACCCTGCTTCGTGCAGTGGAGGCCGATGCGATCGCGGCCAACGCGAAAGAGGGTTCCTTCTGGCGCGACCTCAAATACCTCACCATCTACGGCTACTACACCTCGAAGATCGGCATCGAGGAAGAGTTGAAGACCAATTTCTATCCTGGTCGCTACGATGGCTGTGTTCCGGTGAGCGGAGGGACGAAGTAA
- a CDS encoding alpha/beta fold hydrolase has product MKTVRGSAGPIVVEDYGSGDLPLVLVHGMAGDAGFWRDAVEALGGRHRVIIPELRGHGRSGPATDGDYSITACAIDLLGVLDALELPRVVLVGHSFGGSVAMALASSAPERVAALVIVDGAGEFSLVPADAIAGFLAGLDSDDSYPDTVEGAFDVALEGARSDTEVRVRAAILAAPWPMVRSMYRSLFAYHPTEVIDSYSGPVLLVTAPVNAASFALHELRPKLPRERVEGVSHWIMMDEPVHFARLLEGFVSKVT; this is encoded by the coding sequence GTGAAGACCGTCCGCGGATCGGCCGGTCCGATCGTGGTGGAGGACTACGGCAGCGGCGACCTCCCGCTGGTCCTGGTGCACGGGATGGCAGGCGATGCCGGATTCTGGCGCGATGCCGTCGAGGCTCTCGGCGGACGGCATCGAGTCATCATCCCCGAACTCCGCGGCCACGGACGGTCGGGCCCGGCCACCGATGGCGACTACTCCATCACCGCCTGCGCCATCGACCTGCTCGGCGTGCTCGACGCCCTCGAGCTCCCGCGCGTGGTGCTCGTGGGGCACTCGTTCGGTGGGAGCGTGGCGATGGCGCTGGCGAGCTCGGCGCCGGAGCGGGTCGCCGCCCTCGTGATTGTCGACGGGGCCGGCGAGTTCTCGCTGGTGCCGGCCGACGCCATCGCCGGCTTCCTCGCGGGGCTCGATAGCGACGATTCCTACCCCGATACCGTCGAGGGTGCCTTCGACGTGGCGCTCGAGGGGGCCCGATCCGACACCGAAGTCCGAGTGCGCGCCGCCATTCTGGCGGCCCCCTGGCCGATGGTGCGGTCGATGTATCGCTCGCTCTTCGCCTACCACCCCACCGAAGTGATCGACAGCTATTCCGGCCCCGTTTTGCTGGTCACGGCGCCAGTGAATGCCGCTTCATTTGCGCTCCACGAACTCAGGCCAAAGCTGCCGCGCGAGCGGGTGGAGGGCGTTTCCCACTGGATCATGATGGATGAGCCGGTCCACTTTGCCCGCCTGCTTGAGGGGTTCGTTTCGAAGGTGACTTGA
- a CDS encoding histidine phosphatase family protein has translation MLSLLATLFLTSPADTTKHPVVVIVRHAEKASETERDPSLSDLGRARAAALDSALADAHVVAILVTQFKRTAETAALVAARHHLTPVVVPTDGGVAVHAAAMARAARNFDGVVLIIGHSNTLMPIAAALGTAKFPDLCDKSYSLLFTVVPAPANAPLLRAHFGTPDAPGTELCSAMTPK, from the coding sequence ATGCTTTCCCTGCTCGCCACGCTCTTCCTCACTTCGCCTGCTGACACCACGAAGCACCCCGTGGTGGTCATCGTTCGTCACGCCGAAAAAGCGAGCGAGACTGAGCGCGACCCGTCGCTCAGCGATCTCGGAAGGGCTCGCGCCGCTGCGCTCGATTCAGCGCTCGCCGATGCCCACGTCGTGGCCATTTTAGTGACGCAGTTCAAGCGCACCGCCGAAACCGCCGCGCTGGTTGCTGCGCGCCACCATCTCACTCCTGTTGTGGTCCCCACCGATGGCGGCGTGGCAGTTCACGCGGCGGCGATGGCCCGGGCCGCGCGCAACTTCGATGGCGTGGTGCTGATCATCGGGCATAGCAATACGCTGATGCCGATTGCCGCGGCCCTCGGTACGGCGAAGTTTCCCGATCTCTGCGACAAGAGTTACTCGCTCCTCTTCACAGTGGTCCCGGCGCCGGCGAATGCTCCGCTCCTGCGCGCCCACTTCGGCACACCTGATGCGCCAGGTACCGAGTTGTGCTCCGCGATGACGCCCAAGTGA
- a CDS encoding DUF4126 domain-containing protein — translation MIELLLALGAGLGLAAACGFRVFVPLLVAAVASRSGHLPLSNGFSWLATTPAIVALGCATLLELAAYTFPWVDHALDTVATPAAVVAGILASAAVMVDLPPSLRWAVSIVGGGAAAGLVQGASVLLRLKSTAFTGGLANPLVALVEAIGGVGVALLAVLLPLVALIAVVVLLVVVFRGAGRVVFGRPAHPPPSS, via the coding sequence GTGATCGAGTTGCTGCTGGCGCTCGGGGCGGGACTCGGCCTCGCAGCGGCCTGCGGCTTCCGGGTGTTCGTGCCGCTGCTGGTGGCCGCCGTGGCGTCACGAAGCGGCCACTTGCCGCTCAGCAATGGCTTCTCCTGGCTCGCGACGACGCCCGCCATTGTCGCCCTCGGCTGCGCCACACTGCTCGAACTCGCGGCCTACACGTTCCCATGGGTCGATCACGCGCTCGACACCGTGGCGACGCCCGCCGCAGTTGTCGCGGGAATTCTTGCCTCCGCTGCGGTGATGGTTGACTTGCCGCCATCGTTGCGGTGGGCCGTGAGCATCGTGGGCGGGGGCGCCGCCGCCGGCCTGGTGCAAGGCGCTTCGGTGCTGCTCCGGCTCAAGTCCACCGCCTTCACCGGCGGGCTCGCGAATCCGCTGGTGGCGCTGGTCGAAGCCATCGGCGGGGTCGGCGTGGCGCTGCTGGCAGTCCTGCTCCCACTCGTGGCACTCATCGCGGTCGTTGTACTGCTGGTGGTAGTCTTCCGGGGTGCCGGTCGTGTGGTCTTCGGACGCCCGGCACATCCTCCACCGTCGAGCTGA
- a CDS encoding serine hydrolase, translated as MTRQSTLLLAVLSLVAAPLVAQDPNADGAIQATFSRWVAEHRIVGVVAGRMTAKTTSTVTAGTRHTGRDDAMTDSTLFEIGSITKVFTGTLLADMVLKREVALDDPVSKYLPGWTIPSFNGQQITLLDLATQSSGLPSIPDDFTPANPLDPYADYSESRLVAFLGRYQMKRAPGARYEYSNLGMGLLGRALAERAKKPYEALIRERILAPLGMADTRIDLTAEDLARAAGGHNDQLLSTADWHLPAFLAAGALHSTVPDLLRLAAAVRDTTRGPLAKALAFAIRPRRPYNGADSIGLAWHHLHIDGNDVVWHNGGTGGFRTFLGINITLQRAVVVLNNANVPMDGIAISLLRGQPPLAPPVRDIVKEIALPAAALGRFVGRYELAPNFVIAITQDEEGLWAQATGQSRLRVYPSASATFFFKVVKAELQFEVDSTGAVSGVTLRQNNNSMPGRRLP; from the coding sequence GTGACGCGTCAATCGACGCTCCTCCTGGCGGTGCTGTCACTCGTGGCAGCACCGCTGGTTGCTCAGGACCCCAATGCCGATGGCGCGATTCAGGCCACTTTCAGTCGCTGGGTCGCCGAGCATCGCATCGTTGGAGTGGTCGCCGGCCGGATGACGGCCAAGACCACCTCCACCGTGACCGCGGGCACCCGTCACACCGGTCGCGATGATGCGATGACCGACTCGACGCTCTTCGAGATCGGCTCCATCACCAAGGTCTTCACCGGCACCCTGCTCGCCGATATGGTGCTCAAGCGCGAAGTCGCGCTCGATGACCCGGTCTCGAAGTATCTGCCGGGCTGGACCATTCCATCCTTCAACGGTCAGCAGATCACGCTGCTCGACCTGGCGACGCAGAGTTCGGGGCTGCCTTCGATCCCGGATGATTTCACACCGGCGAATCCGCTCGATCCGTACGCCGATTACTCCGAGTCACGGCTCGTCGCATTTCTCGGGCGCTATCAGATGAAGCGCGCCCCCGGTGCGCGATACGAATACTCCAACCTCGGCATGGGGCTGCTCGGCCGGGCACTCGCCGAGCGCGCGAAGAAGCCATACGAAGCCCTCATCCGCGAGCGCATTCTTGCGCCGCTTGGCATGGCCGACACGCGGATCGACCTCACCGCAGAGGACCTCGCGCGCGCGGCGGGCGGACACAACGACCAGCTGCTCAGCACCGCCGACTGGCACCTCCCGGCGTTCCTCGCGGCCGGGGCGTTGCATTCCACCGTGCCCGACCTGCTCCGCCTTGCTGCCGCTGTGCGCGACACCACGCGCGGTCCACTCGCCAAGGCACTCGCCTTCGCGATTCGCCCGCGGCGTCCGTATAACGGGGCCGACTCGATCGGGCTCGCGTGGCACCATCTGCATATCGACGGCAACGACGTCGTCTGGCACAATGGCGGCACCGGTGGCTTCCGCACCTTCCTCGGCATCAACATCACCTTGCAGCGCGCGGTCGTCGTGCTCAACAATGCCAATGTCCCGATGGACGGCATCGCGATCTCGCTGCTTCGTGGTCAGCCGCCACTGGCGCCGCCGGTGCGCGACATCGTCAAGGAAATCGCCCTTCCCGCCGCCGCACTCGGCCGCTTCGTGGGTCGCTACGAACTCGCGCCCAACTTCGTGATCGCGATCACCCAGGACGAGGAAGGGCTCTGGGCCCAGGCAACTGGGCAATCGCGGCTTCGCGTCTATCCCTCCGCGTCGGCGACCTTCTTCTTCAAGGTGGTCAAGGCCGAGCTGCAGTTCGAGGTCGATAGCACCGGTGCGGTGAGCGGCGTGACGCTACGACAGAACAACAACAGCATGCCCGGGCGCAGGCTGCCGTGA
- a CDS encoding GlsB/YeaQ/YmgE family stress response membrane protein codes for MTILWTILIGFIIGVIAKFLMPGKDPGGFIITTLLGIAGSWVGGWISGMLGGTGTVGWIGSVLGAMLLLWIYRMMNKN; via the coding sequence ATGACCATTCTCTGGACCATCCTGATCGGTTTCATCATTGGCGTCATCGCCAAGTTCCTGATGCCGGGGAAGGACCCCGGTGGCTTCATCATCACTACCTTGCTCGGTATCGCAGGCTCCTGGGTTGGTGGCTGGATTTCCGGGATGCTCGGCGGCACCGGCACCGTGGGCTGGATCGGCTCGGTCCTGGGGGCGATGTTGCTGCTCTGGATCTACCGGATGATGAACAAGAACTGA
- a CDS encoding DUF6524 family protein, producing MATSSETLSWGGIGIRWVLALLLVLITWNPTGTSFVHWALMPVFGSGIGEPGANAPLKFLLGVILLAGWVLYLQATRRSLGAGGAVLVLALCAGVVWLLASWKVLAMQGTAIEWIVLVILSIVLAMGMSWSHISRRMSGQIDTDEVQ from the coding sequence ATGGCAACTAGCTCCGAGACGCTCTCATGGGGTGGCATCGGCATCCGCTGGGTGCTGGCCCTTCTCCTCGTTCTCATCACCTGGAACCCGACTGGCACCTCGTTCGTGCACTGGGCTCTGATGCCGGTCTTCGGCAGCGGGATCGGCGAACCCGGTGCCAACGCGCCGCTCAAGTTCCTTCTCGGCGTGATCCTCCTCGCCGGCTGGGTGCTCTACCTGCAGGCGACCCGCCGCTCGCTCGGTGCGGGAGGTGCGGTGCTCGTACTCGCCCTCTGCGCAGGCGTGGTCTGGCTCCTCGCGAGCTGGAAGGTGCTGGCCATGCAGGGTACCGCCATCGAGTGGATCGTCCTGGTAATACTCTCGATCGTTCTGGCGATGGGGATGAGCTGGTCGCACATCTCCCGGCGGATGAGCGGGCAGATCGATACTGATGAGGTCCAATAG
- a CDS encoding DUF4112 domain-containing protein: protein MTRLTAPPSEAELARFRGLARVWDEAIRLPIIGRVGLDALVGLIPGLGDIAGGLLAGYGLMIAARLKAPPIVLLRMLVNIAIDTVGGVIPIAGDIFDSQFRANTRNLALLEAWLADPHGVRRRSVLVLIGVAAAFCALLTLTVWLAVRAIAWIFSI from the coding sequence ATGACCAGACTCACCGCCCCGCCGAGCGAGGCCGAACTCGCGCGCTTCCGCGGCCTGGCACGGGTCTGGGATGAGGCGATCCGCCTGCCGATCATCGGTCGGGTCGGCCTCGACGCCCTGGTGGGGCTCATCCCGGGGCTCGGCGATATCGCCGGGGGGCTCCTCGCTGGCTACGGGCTGATGATCGCCGCCCGGCTCAAGGCACCTCCGATTGTCCTGCTGCGAATGCTGGTGAACATTGCCATCGACACCGTCGGCGGCGTCATTCCGATCGCCGGCGACATCTTCGACTCGCAGTTCCGGGCCAACACTCGCAACCTCGCCCTGCTCGAAGCCTGGCTCGCCGACCCGCACGGCGTCCGGCGGCGAAGTGTGCTGGTGCTGATCGGAGTGGCTGCGGCCTTCTGCGCGCTGCTGACGCTCACGGTCTGGCTGGCCGTCCGGGCGATCGCGTGGATCTTCTCGATCTGA
- a CDS encoding VOC family protein yields the protein MSGFFLGLRTAKYSVVDLAKAKAWYAEVVGHAPYFDEPFYVGFNVGGYELGLVPDGGAPLRAEAGVAYWGVSDAEAAYARLILLGATPQEPVQDVGGGIKAGAVHDPFGNVFGVIENPHFTLDA from the coding sequence ATGAGCGGATTCTTCCTGGGGTTGCGCACGGCCAAGTACAGTGTGGTCGATCTCGCCAAGGCCAAGGCGTGGTACGCCGAGGTCGTGGGCCATGCACCGTACTTCGACGAACCCTTCTATGTCGGCTTCAACGTTGGCGGCTACGAGCTCGGTCTTGTGCCCGATGGCGGCGCACCACTGCGTGCCGAGGCCGGGGTTGCCTACTGGGGCGTGAGCGACGCCGAAGCGGCCTATGCGCGACTGATTCTCCTGGGCGCGACGCCACAGGAACCGGTGCAGGATGTTGGTGGCGGGATCAAGGCCGGTGCCGTGCACGATCCGTTCGGCAACGTCTTCGGCGTGATCGAGAATCCGCACTTCACGCTCGACGCCTGA
- a CDS encoding ABC transporter permease, translated as MIGDLLTAAVRVATPLALAAIGETVVERGGVINLGIEGAMLAGAFGAAVGAGAAGTGAGVAAALLAGVATAAIFAAIAIGVRADQIITGTAVTLGTTGLTGVIARRVFGDGGAGLSLPTLAKVRIPGLSNIPLIGEPFFNQSSLTYFTYLVIPLAGWLIFRTRYGLELRAAGESPQAAAAVGVRVGRVQTVAILLGGAMAGLAGASLVLAQVGTFTERMTGGRGFIAIAIVVLGRQRPGPVAAAALLFGGATALQYVVQASGSGVPYQLWIALPYLLALAVVARRRPGRN; from the coding sequence ATGATCGGCGATCTGCTGACTGCGGCCGTCCGGGTGGCGACCCCACTCGCACTCGCCGCCATCGGCGAGACCGTAGTTGAACGTGGCGGCGTGATCAACCTCGGTATCGAAGGAGCCATGCTTGCGGGTGCTTTCGGCGCCGCCGTCGGCGCGGGCGCGGCCGGCACCGGGGCCGGGGTAGCCGCAGCGCTGCTGGCGGGAGTCGCAACGGCAGCCATTTTCGCGGCGATCGCCATCGGTGTCCGTGCCGACCAGATCATTACCGGAACCGCCGTTACGTTGGGAACGACGGGTCTCACTGGTGTCATTGCACGGCGGGTCTTCGGCGATGGCGGGGCCGGCCTCTCCCTCCCGACGCTCGCCAAGGTGCGTATTCCGGGGCTGTCGAACATTCCCTTGATCGGCGAACCCTTCTTTAATCAATCCTCGCTTACTTACTTCACCTACCTCGTCATCCCGTTGGCTGGCTGGCTCATCTTCCGCACCCGTTACGGGCTTGAGCTGCGGGCGGCCGGCGAATCGCCGCAGGCGGCCGCAGCGGTTGGTGTCCGGGTTGGTCGGGTGCAGACGGTCGCGATTCTCCTCGGCGGGGCGATGGCCGGGCTCGCCGGCGCCTCACTCGTCCTGGCGCAGGTCGGGACGTTCACCGAGCGGATGACCGGTGGTCGCGGCTTCATCGCCATCGCTATCGTCGTGCTCGGTCGGCAGCGACCGGGGCCTGTCGCTGCAGCGGCGCTACTCTTTGGCGGTGCGACAGCGTTGCAGTACGTCGTCCAAGCGAGCGGAAGCGGGGTGCCCTATCAGCTCTGGATTGCCCTGCCCTACTTGCTGGCGCTCGCCGTCGTCGCACGTCGTCGACCAGGTCGTAACTGA
- a CDS encoding ABC transporter permease produces MTAPRSQSAGPGILEAVLAFGVGLLLLAAFLAVAGFDVGASLAALWRGAFGSWYAISSATLVRATPLIILGLAFTIASKGGALNIGMEGQFALGAIAATWAGLHVAALPPYFAIPMVLGAGAIAGAAWMLLPVALRLRFGVTEVISTLLLNFVADAAVSYAVTGPLQEPSHIYPQSGPIALSAQLPKLVSGARMHLGLPIALLLALLVGLLFWKSRWGFRLRAVGAGATAAKVTGGIAASGVLATALLWSGALAGLGGAVEVSGVSYALYQNLSPGYGFTAIAVALLGRLQPLGVVIAGLLFGALEAGAGAMQRDAGVPAVAVQVVEAVVILTLVVLTRRQERAL; encoded by the coding sequence ATGACAGCACCACGCTCTCAGTCAGCGGGGCCCGGAATCCTCGAAGCCGTTCTCGCGTTCGGCGTGGGACTCTTGCTGCTCGCGGCCTTCCTCGCCGTTGCGGGATTCGATGTCGGCGCGTCGCTGGCGGCCCTCTGGCGTGGCGCCTTCGGCTCGTGGTATGCGATCTCGTCGGCGACACTGGTTCGCGCGACGCCGCTCATCATCCTCGGGCTGGCATTCACGATCGCGAGCAAAGGGGGCGCGCTCAATATCGGGATGGAGGGGCAGTTCGCCCTCGGCGCCATCGCTGCAACGTGGGCCGGTCTCCACGTCGCAGCGCTGCCGCCGTATTTCGCGATCCCGATGGTATTGGGCGCCGGAGCGATCGCTGGCGCCGCCTGGATGCTGTTGCCGGTGGCGTTGCGACTCCGCTTCGGCGTAACCGAGGTGATCTCGACGCTGCTTCTCAACTTCGTCGCCGATGCCGCGGTGTCGTATGCGGTGACCGGACCGCTGCAGGAACCATCGCACATCTATCCGCAGAGCGGACCGATCGCCCTCTCGGCCCAGCTGCCCAAGCTGGTCTCGGGTGCCCGGATGCACCTCGGGCTGCCGATCGCCCTGTTGCTCGCGCTACTGGTCGGGCTGCTCTTCTGGAAGAGTCGCTGGGGTTTCCGGCTCCGTGCCGTCGGGGCCGGCGCCACCGCAGCGAAGGTCACCGGCGGGATCGCCGCCTCAGGCGTTCTGGCGACAGCCCTCCTCTGGTCGGGTGCCCTCGCCGGACTCGGCGGAGCCGTCGAGGTGAGCGGGGTTTCCTACGCCCTCTATCAGAACCTCTCGCCCGGATACGGCTTCACTGCGATCGCCGTGGCCCTCCTCGGCCGTCTCCAGCCGCTCGGAGTCGTGATCGCAGGACTGCTCTTCGGTGCGCTCGAGGCCGGCGCCGGCGCGATGCAACGTGACGCGGGTGTTCCAGCGGTGGCTGTTCAGGTGGTCGAGGCGGTCGTGATCCTGACTCTGGTCGTCCTCACCCGGCGGCAGGAGCGAGCGCTATGA
- a CDS encoding ATP-binding cassette domain-containing protein: protein MTLLSLQQISKRFGNTLALDNVSFDVAAGEVHALLGENGAGKSTLMNIAYGLIRPDSGSSFASPVAARAAGIGMVHQHFTSIASLSVGENIALAAGWRDTGKRAERRAAEAIAQAGLPLDPAALAGSLSVQLRQRLEIVKALAANARVLLLDEPSAVLAPREVQELLQTIRRFADRGGAVVLITHKLDEVFAAAGRVTVLRRGKVTLTGPIATETPASLAKAMLGSALPRTTRSAAVPGDVLVRGDSLLIGGSPQSFEIRGGEVVGIAAIEGNGQRELLRAIAGIVPARGTLEVASPVAFIPEDRSREGLIPPFTLTENLLLGVLARAGAWIDWPAWRTRTAQLLEQFDVRADGTETLAVQLSGGNQQKLIFARAFEREPRVLVAEDPTRGLDILATQAIHERLRLAAAQGMAVVVHSSDLDEVLAIADRVLVVANGVIREMPVDASRDDVGDALLGLSG, encoded by the coding sequence GTGACGCTCCTCTCGCTCCAGCAGATCAGCAAGCGCTTTGGCAACACCCTCGCCCTCGACAACGTCTCCTTCGACGTTGCCGCCGGTGAAGTGCACGCGCTCCTCGGCGAAAACGGCGCCGGCAAGAGTACGCTGATGAATATCGCCTACGGGCTCATCCGCCCCGATAGCGGTTCCTCCTTCGCCTCGCCGGTTGCCGCGCGTGCCGCCGGAATCGGCATGGTGCACCAGCACTTCACCTCGATCGCGTCACTCTCGGTCGGCGAGAACATCGCGCTGGCCGCCGGCTGGCGTGACACCGGCAAACGTGCCGAACGGCGAGCCGCCGAGGCGATCGCCCAAGCCGGGCTGCCGCTCGACCCCGCAGCGCTCGCGGGGTCGCTCTCGGTGCAGCTCCGGCAACGACTCGAGATCGTCAAGGCACTCGCCGCCAATGCGCGCGTGCTGCTGCTCGACGAACCGAGCGCCGTGCTGGCCCCGCGTGAAGTGCAGGAATTATTGCAGACGATTCGCCGGTTCGCCGATCGCGGCGGTGCGGTCGTGCTGATCACCCACAAACTCGACGAAGTCTTCGCCGCCGCCGGTCGCGTCACCGTGCTGCGACGCGGCAAGGTCACGCTGACTGGTCCGATCGCCACAGAGACCCCCGCCTCTCTCGCGAAGGCGATGCTCGGCAGCGCGCTCCCACGGACCACACGGAGCGCTGCCGTTCCGGGCGACGTGCTCGTGCGCGGTGATTCGCTGCTGATCGGCGGCTCGCCGCAATCCTTCGAAATACGCGGGGGCGAGGTCGTGGGAATCGCGGCCATCGAAGGGAACGGACAGCGCGAGCTGCTGCGAGCAATCGCGGGAATTGTGCCGGCACGCGGCACACTCGAGGTTGCTTCGCCAGTGGCTTTCATTCCCGAGGATCGCAGCCGTGAAGGATTGATCCCTCCCTTTACGCTCACCGAGAACCTGCTCCTCGGCGTACTCGCACGCGCAGGTGCCTGGATCGATTGGCCGGCCTGGCGTACCCGCACGGCGCAGCTGCTCGAGCAGTTCGACGTGCGCGCCGACGGCACCGAGACGCTCGCCGTCCAGCTTTCCGGCGGCAATCAGCAGAAGCTGATCTTCGCCCGCGCCTTCGAGCGTGAGCCACGGGTGCTCGTCGCCGAGGATCCAACCCGCGGACTCGACATCCTCGCGACCCAGGCGATTCATGAGCGACTCCGTCTCGCCGCCGCTCAGGGGATGGCGGTCGTGGTGCATTCCTCCGACCTCGATGAAGTCCTCGCAATTGCAGACCGCGTGCTCGTCGTGGCGAACGGTGTCATCCGCGAGATGCCGGTCGATGCCTCCCGCGATGACGTCGGTGACGCGCTGCTCGGATTGTCGGGATGA
- a CDS encoding Nif3-like dinuclear metal center hexameric protein, whose protein sequence is MRTAQLDEVLEYLDEFLDIDSIPDADVALNGLQVENSGVISSFVTAVDASQQTIDRVVAECERGTMLIVHHGLFWDGNVPMVDRRYRRIKSLLDHDIAVYSAHIPLDSHVDVGNNAVLARMLGILDPVPFDLYRGMPFGAAGHLIMSRDALAARLTELLGGRVHLIPGGPETTTRVGIITGAAGNRIEAAVDAGLDTFITGEGAHHTTFDALELGINVLYAGHYATETVGVKALGEHLAERFGLHAVFHDHPTGM, encoded by the coding sequence ATGAGAACGGCACAACTCGACGAAGTGCTCGAATACCTCGACGAATTTCTCGACATCGACAGCATCCCCGACGCGGATGTCGCGCTCAACGGGCTGCAGGTTGAAAACAGCGGGGTGATCTCGTCATTCGTCACCGCTGTCGATGCGTCGCAGCAGACCATCGATCGCGTGGTGGCCGAGTGTGAGCGCGGGACCATGCTCATCGTGCATCACGGCCTGTTCTGGGACGGCAACGTGCCGATGGTCGATCGCCGCTATCGGCGCATCAAGTCGCTGCTCGATCACGACATCGCCGTCTACTCGGCCCACATTCCGCTCGACAGTCACGTCGACGTTGGGAATAATGCCGTCCTCGCACGGATGCTCGGGATTCTCGATCCGGTGCCGTTCGATCTCTATCGCGGAATGCCGTTCGGAGCAGCGGGACATCTCATCATGTCGCGCGATGCGCTCGCTGCACGGCTCACGGAGTTGCTCGGCGGCCGGGTGCACCTGATTCCTGGCGGCCCCGAGACGACCACGCGCGTGGGGATCATCACCGGCGCGGCAGGGAACCGGATCGAGGCGGCAGTCGATGCCGGACTCGACACCTTCATCACCGGCGAAGGTGCCCATCACACCACTTTCGATGCGCTCGAGCTCGGCATCAACGTGTTGTACGCCGGCCACTACGCCACCGAGACCGTGGGCGTGAAGGCGCTCGGGGAACACCTTGCCGAGCGCTTCGGCCTGCACGCGGTGTTTCACGATCACCCGACGGGGATGTGA
- a CDS encoding BMP family protein encodes MRRAIHLALTLTLTACSAKAPAPAPGDSTQGMKVALVTPGSIADAAWNSGAYQGLQQLQDSLKASISHIEARTPAEQEEALRSYATQGYRVVFGHGFEFQDAAERVAKDFPKTIFVITSGQRVAGNVVPLVFRIHEATYLCGMVAGALTRSGKIGFIGGLELPPIKLGYEGWLQGAKATRPDVQSRLVYLNTFDDAAAGKEAALAMIRLGIDQIHHNADAAALGMFSAAKETPGVNVYGANADQSSLAPDRVEASAAIDLPRAFLLVGREVQGGTFTPRVESFGVASGVIRFIPNTALQPNWPAGLAARVQAAADSIAAGTLIVAGQVAK; translated from the coding sequence ATGCGCCGAGCAATTCATCTTGCCCTGACTCTCACGCTCACCGCGTGCAGTGCCAAGGCGCCCGCGCCCGCCCCAGGCGACTCGACGCAGGGAATGAAGGTCGCCCTCGTGACGCCCGGCAGCATCGCCGACGCAGCGTGGAACTCGGGCGCCTATCAGGGACTGCAGCAGCTACAGGATTCCCTGAAGGCGTCGATCTCCCATATCGAGGCACGCACCCCGGCCGAACAGGAGGAAGCGCTCCGTAGCTACGCGACTCAGGGATACCGCGTGGTCTTCGGTCACGGCTTCGAATTCCAGGACGCGGCCGAGCGGGTCGCGAAGGATTTCCCGAAAACCATCTTCGTGATCACCAGCGGCCAGCGGGTGGCGGGCAACGTGGTGCCCTTGGTCTTCCGGATCCACGAGGCGACCTACCTCTGCGGCATGGTGGCAGGCGCGCTCACCCGGAGCGGGAAGATCGGCTTCATCGGCGGGCTCGAGTTGCCGCCCATCAAGCTCGGCTACGAGGGGTGGCTGCAGGGTGCCAAGGCGACCCGCCCCGATGTGCAGAGCCGGCTGGTCTATCTCAACACTTTCGATGACGCCGCTGCCGGCAAGGAAGCCGCCCTCGCGATGATCCGGCTCGGCATCGATCAGATCCACCACAATGCCGACGCGGCGGCGCTCGGGATGTTTTCTGCGGCCAAGGAAACACCGGGCGTGAACGTCTACGGCGCCAATGCCGACCAGTCGTCCCTCGCGCCCGATCGAGTCGAGGCGTCGGCCGCGATCGATCTGCCGCGTGCCTTCCTGCTCGTCGGTCGCGAGGTGCAGGGTGGCACCTTCACGCCGCGGGTGGAGAGTTTTGGTGTCGCCAGCGGCGTGATCCGCTTCATTCCTAACACCGCGCTGCAGCCCAACTGGCCCGCCGGCCTCGCCGCGCGGGTGCAGGCGGCCGCCGACTCGATCGCTGCGGGTACGCTCATCGTTGCCGGACAGGTGGCCAAATGA